In Stenotrophomonas lactitubi, the genomic window TGACCTACCAGATCACCGCGCTCAAGCATGTGCCGGGCAAGTACGCTGCCATCGACGATGGTACGCGCCTGGAGCAACTGCCGATCAGCATCGTGCCACCCAGCGTGCAGCCGCCGCCGAACAACGTGCGGATGGCCTCGCATGTCGTGGTCGATCAGGGTATCGCCACGTCGATGCTTACCATCGAGTGGGATGCGGCAGACAAGGCGATCGCCTATGACGTGGAATGGCGTCGTGGCGATCTCAACTGGGTACGCGCCGGTCGCGTGGGTACGCAGAGCCTGGAGGTGCGCGGCGTGTATGCCGGCCAGTACCTGGCCCGGGTGCGTGCGGTCAATGCGCTGGGTGCGGTGTCGCAGCCGATGGTCAGCGCACTGACGACGATTGAGGGCAAGACCACGCCACCGCCTGCGCTCTCATCGTTGACCAGTACCAGTCGCCCCTTCGGCATCGCACTGTCCTGGGGCTTCCCTGAAGGCGCAACCGACACCGAGCGTACCGAACTCTGGTACAGCACCGGTCCCAACCGTGAGAGCGCGATCAAGCTCGGTGACTTCGCCTATCCGCAGGCGCAGCACCAGATGAACGGTCTGGCCGCAGGCGTGCGGTTCTGGTTCTGGGGGCGCTTGGTGGACCGCAGCGGCAACATCGGGCCCTGGTATCCCCTGGATGTCGGGGTGATCGGCGAATCGAGCAGCAACCCAGACGACTACGACAGCTACTTCGCTGGCCGCATCAACGAAAGCGCCTTGGGTCAGCAGTTGCAGCACAAGATCGAGCGTGTCACCGAGGTATTGCCGCTGGTCTGGGACGCGGCTGCTTCGTACAGTCCGGGCCAGACCGTCATCCACGACGGCCGGATCTGGAGCTGGCAGGGAACCGCAGCGGGCAACGAAACGCCACCCGGTACCCACTGGAAGGACGTGGGTGATGCCATCGCTGACGCTGGCGCCGTTGTTGGTCGTGTCGACCAGCTTGAGATGGACGTCACCGAGGTTGATGGCAAGGTGGCCGCACAGGGTCAGAAGGTCGACGGATTGTTCGCCCAGGTCAGTGACCACAGCGCGGGCGAGGAGGACTACAACGTCGGTGAGAACGACGTTACTGCCGGTGCCATCACCGTCTACAGCGTAATGGCGGAGAAGGACGCGGCGCTGGCCAAGCGGGTGGATACGGTCGAGGCATCCATCGATGGTGTTCCTGGCAAGATTGAAGGTGTCAGCGCGGCCGTGCAGCAGGTCTCACAGGCCGTGGTCAACCTGGATGGCAAGGTCAGCGCGACCTATACGGTCAAGGCACAGATCACCAGCGCCGGGCAGATCTACATGGCCGGTATGGGCCTGGGCGTGGAGCAGCAGCCTGATGGCAGCTACCAGAGCCAGATCCTGATGCAGGCCGACCGCTTCGCGCTGATCAATGAGAGGAACGGGCAGATCACCACGCCCTTCGTAGTCGAGAACGGGCAGACCTTCATCAGTCAGGCGTTGATCGGCAACGGCAGGATCCAGAACGCGATGATCGGTGACTTCATCCAGTCCAACGCGGTGGGTGCCAAGGGCTTGCCGCGTTGGCGGTTGGACAAGAGCGGTGCGATGACCATGACAGGCCCGGACAACGGGGGCTATCTGACCATCGTTAACAACGTCATCCAGGTATTTGATGCAGCCGGAACGCTGCGCGTACAGATGGGGGTGTGGTGATGCCTGCAGGAATTCAAGTATTCAATGCCGACGGCAGCCTGGGTTACGACCCTCGGGGCAGGCTGTTCCGCGTCCTTGCGCGTATCCAATATAGCGTGGTCGATGGCAGTGCCGCGTTTTCCCGGCAACCGGAGGATACGGATCTGACGCCGGTAGCCCTCGGCTGGTATGCCCCGGACTTCAGCATCGACATGGCTGCCGGCACCATCAGCTGGCGACACGTCAATGTTCCTCTCAACCGCCGCTACGGTGGCACTGTCGAAATATGGACGCGCTGACATGACCGCAGGAATCAAGATCATCAATGACTGGGGTACGGTGTTGATCGACGACACCTTTCCCACGCTTGCCATGCTCGCCCAGGGAACCACTACGCTGGATAGTGAGGGCAGCCGGTACATTGGCAATCATTCAGGCACCGTCGCGGTGCGATCGACGTCAGTTGTGGGCTATCAGTACTTCAACGAGATTGATGGCTATCCCCGAGGACTATTCCTGTTCGGTCCGCCTGGAGCGGTCGTGGAGTGGTATGTCTACGCACCGCCACAGGAGCCACCGAGCAACTTCGGATTGATCATTCGCGACGGTACAGGGCGGTTGACGTTCGATGCGGGCAGGAAGGCTGCACGCGTTGCCGGGTTGCGTTCGTCTTCGAGCCGGCCCGGCTGGCAGGGCACCGCCGGATTCGATCCGGGGCGAGCCTGGGCAGTGATGCCACTGATCTATGCGTTCGATTCGGTCAATACGTTCCGGCGCTGGGGTGATCCGCAGGAGTATCTGCAATACGAGGATGTGAGCATCTCGGGAGGCGCGGTAAATGGTGGCACCATAACCTTCGGGATGACGCAGAAGAGCCGGCGTACCTATGGCCCCTACTACGGGAGTCCCTTGCCAGCCGGATTCACCTATGCCTCGAACAACGCGGCTCTTGCCGTGATCGACGTGACGGGCTATTAGCGCGGCGGGCAGCGGTTTCCTTGGCCGCGCAGCCGGGGGAGCCATTTGAGCCCCCCGGTCCCTTCCCGTAGACTGCGCCCCTCCCACGCTCCCAGACGACGCACTGCAGTGATCACGCCACCCTGAACCTTGCCGCCCTTCGGCAGCCGGCCCATCCGGCTCAGGAACCCGTGTCTTTCCACTGCAGCGCCACGTGGCCCCGCCCGCGTGTGCGCGGAGCTTTTCCATGCAAACGTCCTATCCCCTGCGCCAGCAATGGCTCGGCAATCTCCGTGGTGATCTGCTGTCCGGTGCCGTTGTCGCCCTGGCGCTGATTCCTGAAGCCATCGCGTTCTCGCTGATCGCGGGCGTCGACCCCAAGGTCGGCCTGTATGCCGCGTTCTCCATCGCCGTGATCACCGCCATCGCCGGTGGCCGGCCGGGCATGATTTCCGCTGCCACCGGTGCGATGGCATTGGTGATGGTCGACCTCGTTCGTGATCACGGCCTGCAGTACCTGTTCGCCGCCAGCATCCTGGCCGGCCTGCTGCAGGTAGTGGCCGGCGTGTTCAAACTCGGTTCGTTGATGCGCTTCGTCTCGCGCTCGGTCATCACCGGCTTCGTCAACGCACTGGCCATACTGATCTTCCTGGCGCAGATGCCGGAACTGATCGGCCGCGGCCCCACCGTCTACGTCCTGTGCGCCGCCGCGCTGGCGATCATCTACCTGCTGCCACGGGTTACCCGCGCCGTACCTTCGCCGCTGGTGGCCATTGCCGTGTTGACAGCGGTGGTGATGGGGTTCGGCATCGACGTACGCAGTGTCGGCGACATGGGCCGGCTGCCCGACAGCCTGCCGCACTTCTTCATCCCCGACGTGCCGATGACGTGGGACACCCTGCGCATCCTGCTGCCGGTGTCGGCGACGCTGGCGGTGGTCGGGCTGCTCGAATCGATGATGACCCTGCAGATTGTCGAGGACATCACCGAGACGCCCAGCGAACGCAACCGCGAATGCGTCGGCCAGGGCCTGGCCAATACGGTCACCGGTTTCCTCGGTGGCATGGCCGGCTGCGCGATGATCGGCCAGTCGGTCATCAACGTGACCTCCGGCGGTCGAGGCCGGCTGTCCTGCCTGGTGGCCGGTGTACTGCTGCTGGTGCTGGTGGTGTACGGCAGCGATCTGGTGCAGCAGATTCCGATGGCGGCGTTGGTGGCGGTGATGATCATGGTCAGCATCGGTACCTTCAGCTGGCGCTCGCTGCGTGACCTGCGCACGCATCCGCGCAGTTCGTCGGCGGTGATGCTGCTGACCGTGGTGGTCACCGTGGCCACCCACGACCTGGCCAAGGGTGTGCTCAGCGGCGTGTTGTTGTCCGCCCTGTTCTTCGCCCGCAAGGTGGGCCGCATGCTGGACGTGCAACTCGAAGACGTTGCGGACATGCAGGTCTACCGTGTACGCGGCCAGGTGTTCTTCGCCTCGGCCGGACAGCTCGGGGCGGCGTTTGATTACCAGCATGTGGCAGCGAAGGTGCAGATCGACCTGCGCGAGGCCCACCTGTGGGATCTGACCGCGGTCGCAGCGCTGCAACACGCGCAGGAAAAGCTCGCCGCGCACGGCGCCGAGGTCAGCGTTGTCGGCCTCAACGCCGCCAGCCAGACGCTGATCGAACGGGTGGGAGGGCGCGGCGGCGCACATTGACCGCGCGCCCGGTCCAAACCTGTGCCGGGATCCAGGCATCGGTCTGGCAAGCCGGATTTCTGCGATGCCGTCCGCGCAAGCTGAATCCAGTCAGCCATCTGAAACCGCCGCTGTCGTAGGATTGCCACCGTGATGGGGCCGATGGACGGCCCCTCCCGGCCGGCGACCGCTGGCGACACGCAAGGGAGATACAAGCAATGCAGGCAATGGATGCCCGTCGGGGCAATGAACAGATCGCCTCCGGCCGTCGGTACTGGAAGGTGCTGGCCCTGTGCCTGGCGCTCACCGCGTGCCAGGCACCTTCTTCCCCTGCATCGGCCGAAGCGGCGCCCCCCCCGGCACCGCTCGCCGCGGCCGCGCCGGCAGCGACCCCCAACCCAGCGTCTGGTGATTCCTCCGGGTACCCCGATGCGTCCTACACGGACGGTCGCTTGCGCCCGGCTTATGGCTGGTGCGTGGATGGCGTGGAGGATGCGGGCAAGCTGCAGGCCTGCGGCAAGGACGAACTGGCCTATCAGGAAGGGCGCCTGCAGGAGGGTGCCAGCAAAGCCGTGACCGGGCTCGATGCTGCTGCGAAGAATGCGTTCCTGGCCACCCAGGCGACCTGGCGCAGCGATACCGACCGTCATTGCGCCGCTCCGGCCAATGCCGGGGTGGATGACCTGCAGAAGGCACAGGAGTGCCGCCTGTTCCGCGTGGCCAACCGCGCTGACGCATTGCTGGCGCAGAGTGCGCCGCCGGATACCTCCTATACCCAGGCAACGCTGCGGCCCGAATACACCCGTTGCGTGCAGGATGCCCGGGGCATGGACGACCAGCTGGAAGTCTGCGACACGACCGAGCTCGCCCACCACAAAGCACTGCTGGAAGCACAGGTTGCGCGGCTGATGGACAGCCCTGACGGCCCGGCCAAGGACCGCTGGATGGACGAGCAGGCCAACTGGGCCGAGGACACCGACAAGCGCTGCAGTGCGGCCACGGAGAGCGTGGGTCAGGCGCTGGACGCGCAGTCGTGCCGCATCAACCGCTACGCCAACCGCGCAGTGGAACTGCAGAAGCGCATGCTGGCCCCCTGACGGGGCCTCCGGCGTGTGCAGCGCATCGAAGCATTGACCGGTAGGAAGCAGACCATGGCGAGCAGGACCTTGAGCATTGTGGTGACGGCGATGGTGGTGCTGTGCACCGGCCAGGTGCATGCCGCGTCCGCGCTGAGCGCGGCCTACCAGGCGTGCTCAGGCCGCGCGCAGGGCACCATCGAAGAAGCCGCCTGCCTGTCCAGCGAATCGGACCGGCAGGACCGCCGGTTGAACCAGGCGTACCAGCAGTTGCAGGGACGCCTCGACGCCACGGCCAAGACCCACCTGCTGGCCGCGCAACGGGCGTGGCTGCAGTCGCGCCAACGCGATGGCGAACTGGAAACCGTGCTGTACGACGATTCGCAGCCGGGCAACCTGCAACAGAAATTGAATGACACCGAGCGCCTGCGCGCGCGCGCCGATCAGCTGGAAACCTACCTGCGCCTGATCGGTCCGTAATCCGCAACACGGTCATCCCTCCACGGATCAGGAAGTGAGCCATGCCAAACAACATCGATACCCGTAACCTGGACGCAACCGCCGGCGCGGTGTTTTTCGCCGTCGGACGCGGCACCGAAGGTGGCGGATCGTCGTACCACCTCAGCATCGCCGGCATCACCAAGGGACTGGATGAGCCGAAGTGGGGCACGGTCAGCGCGGTGGCCGCCAACAGTGGCTATTCGCTGGGGACCATCCAGGTCGACTTCGGCCAGCGTGGCAAATGGCCGCTGGGCGCCACCGAAGAGCGTGCGCTGAAGCCCGGCGAGACGACCTACGTGGACGCGGTCATCCAGCAGGCCAGCAGCTACGCCAAGGCGCACCATCTGCCCTTCACCAGCGACCGCGCCGACCTGCGTGCGGACCTGCTCAGCCACGGCGACGGCGAGGGCAAGCGCTCCTCGATCCGCTTCATCGATGTCCCGACCCGCGACAGCATCAACGCTTGGGCCGGGTCGCCCGAAGGCAAGCAGTGGATCCACACCCACGTGGACTACCCGCAGGTGCGCAACGCCACCCGCATCGCCATGACCATGCTGGACAAGCACGGTAGTGGCATTGCAGAAGACAAGCGTTTCGAAGCGATCGCGCTGATCGCCAAGTCCGCCAACCAGTTGCCGGGGACACTGCCGCAGCTGGAAGCGGTACTGAAGCGGGGCGGCGACTACCAGGACCTGCGCGACAAGGCGGCCGAGATCCGCCAGGACAAGAAATACTATGCCGGCCTGGCGGCCGCTGACGTCGCCGCTGGCTATGAAGAGGCCTATCCCCGCCACTCGGCGGAGATGGATCGCGCGCATCTGAAAGTGGGTCGCCGCGACTTCGCGCCGGCCAACGAAGGCAACGATCCCGATATCCGCGTAGCGCTGGAACAGGCGCGCTCGCACAAGAACGGTGGCGCTGGCCCGCAGGTGCTGAAAGAGGGTTCTACCGGCCGCGCGGTGGAGAAGCTGGAGCACAACCTGCATGCCTTGGGTTACGGCGGTGCAGGCGCCCAGGCGATCCACCCTGATCGCCAGTTCGATGCCAGCACCCGGCAGGCCGTCGAAGCCTTCCAGCGCGACCACCGTCTGAATCCGGTCGATGGCAAGGTGGGGCCTGCGACGCTGGGTGCGATCGACCGCGAGGCGCGCGCGCTGCAACGTGACATGGCCGCGCTGGGCCTGACCGATGCGCATGGCAAAGCGATCACCGCCGATGGCTACCTGGGGGCTGGCAGCCAGCACGCCATCAATGTGTTCCAGCAGCAGCACCATCTGCCGGCCACCGGCATGGCCGACGCACAGACGCGCCGCGCCATCGATGCCGAGGCCGCACAGCATCGCCCTGCTGCGCCTTCGCCTGCCGCCCCGGCAGCCCCGGCAGCCCCGACTGCGCCGGCAGCACCGACGAGGGCTGCGCCACCCGCAGCGCAGCAGCACACCGGTCCTGCCGGCGCCGCAGCGCCCGGTGGCGGGCGCATTTCCGTGGTGGAACCCTTCGGCAACGGCAGCAGCAACCGCGTCCTTCGCCATGGCATCAGCGGCGAGGACGCGTTCCGCGAGCTGAAGATCCACCATCCCAAAACCAATGCCGCCGCCGTGCGCGCCGGCGATGCCAGCAAGGTTGACCGCACCGCGGACATGGTTGACGGCGAACTGGAGGCCGTGCGCAAGCGCGAGGACATCAACGGCATTCCGCTGGTGCAGAAGGACCTGATCCTGACTGACCGTGCCGGCGGGCGCAGCCTGATGATTCCCAGTCCGGTGGCTGGCTACGTCAAGCTCAACAACGACGGCACCAATTCCATCAGCATCTACAGCCATCCGGTCGGCGATGCCCGCCGTGAGCTGGTGGGCCAGGTGTTGCACGGCGCTGTCGGCTCCATCCCGTACAAGACCGGCGATTTCGTCGAGTACGGTGCGCCGCTGGTGCGCCAGTCCGATGTGGGATCGCCCGGCGCGGTGCACGCGCATATCGAAGTGGAGCCGGCGCAGTTCCGGCGCTACCTCGGCGACATGCTCAACGACCGCATCACCCTCGGTGGCAAGGTGCAAGCGCAGGGGCCCGAAGCCGCGCAGGCCGCACGCACCACGCAGCAGGCGCCGATGGCCGATGGCATGCTGGTGAAGGGCGAACGCGGTGACGAGGTCAAGGCGCTGCAGGGCAAGCTGGCAGCACTGGGCCACGTGGGCGCCGACGGCAAGCCGCTGGCGACCGATGGCATCTACGGCAAGGACACCTTTGCGGCGGTCAAGCAGTTCCAGGCCAACAACGGCCTCGAGCAGGATGGCAAGGCCGGCCGCCAGACCCTGGGCCGATTGGATGACCCGGCCGCAGTGAAGGCCGCAGGTCAGCCTGCTGCGCCGGCAAAGGCGGAGCCGACCGCACCGGCAGCTCCCAGCATGCGTGACCCTTCGCATGCCGAGAATCCGCGCTTCAACCAGGCGCTGGAGAAACTGCAGGTGCTGCAACAGCAGCGCGTGCAGGCCGGGCTCTGCCCGCTGTTCGCCAACGCGCAGGAAACCGAACGTGCTGCGGGCCAGCTGGCCTACGAGAGCAAGGTCGCCGGCATGCGCCAGATCGACCACGTGGTCGCGCGCCCGGATGGCAGCGGTCTGTTCGCCGTGCAGGGCAACGTCGGCGACCCGGCCGCGCAGCGCACCTTCGTCGACAGACGACAGGCCGTGTCGCAGTCGGTCGAGGCCAGCACCCGCCAGACCGAGGAACTGGATATCCAGTTCAACCAGCGCGTGCAGGAACAGCAGCAGGAGCAGGTGAAGGGGCGCGCGCAGTAAGGTCGCCGCGGTGGGTTCCCGGGGCCGGTCTTACGCCGGCTCCGGGCAGAACTCCGGGCCCGCCGTCGCCGTTCAGCCCGGCGGTGTAAACTATTGATCTCACTGGCAATGCCAGTCTCCACGATCAACCGCCCGATGACGTCCGCCACCGCCCGTTACGCTGATTCCCTGCGCCTGTCCGTCGCCCCGATGATGGACTGGACCGACCGCCATTGCCGGGTGTTCCACCGCCTGCTGGCGCCGGGTGCGCGGCTGTACACCGAAATGGTGCACGCCAACGCGGTGATCCACGGTGATCGCCAGCGCCTGCTTGGTTTCGACGCCAGCGAACAACCGCTGGCGCTGCAGCTCGGTGGCAGCGATCCGGCCCTGTTGGCACAGGCCGCGCGCATCGCCGCCGAGTGGGGCTATGACGAGGTCAATCTCAACTGCGGCTGCCCGTCCGACCGCGTGCAGGCCGGCCGTTTCGGTGCCTGCCTGATGCGCGAGCCGGTGCTGGTGGCCGAGTGCGTATCGGCCATGGTCGAGGCGGTGGACATCCCGGTGACGGTGAAGTGCCGCCTGGGCGTGGACGAGGACGACAACTACGACGTATTCGCCAGCTTCGTCGACCGCCAGGTCGATGCCGGTGCCGCGATGGTGGTGGTGCACGCCCGCAATGCCTGGTTGAAGGGCCTGTCGCCGAAGGAGAACCGCGAGGTTCCTCCGCTGAAGTACGACTGGGCCTATCGGCTGAAGCAGGAGCGCCCGGCGCTGCCGGTGGTGCTCAATGGCGGCCTGGCCAGCATCGAGGCGGTGCAGGCGCAGGCCGCGCACGTCGATGGCGTGATGCTCGGCCGCGCGGCCTACCACGACCCCTATCTGCTGCATCAGCTGGAGGCCCTGCACACCGGCGCGCCGCTGCGACCGCGCGGCGAACTGCTGCGCGCCCTGCGTCCTTACATCGAAGCCCGCCTGGGCGAGGGCCTGGCCCTGAAGCACATCACCCGCCACATCCTTGGCCTGTTCCACGGCCAACCCGGTGGCCGCGCATTCCGCCAGGTACTGAGCGAGGGCGCACACCGCCCGGGCGCCGGCTGGGCCCTGATCGAGCAGGCGCTGGAAGTGACCGATCGTGGCGCTGATCGCGCTGCAGCGTGATCGTCGTCACATTCCTGACTTGACAAGCGGAGCGGATTCGTTCCGAATGTTCACTTAGCTGAACGACACGACGGAGCATCCCGAAAAGTTCAGACCGGATTCACCGCCCGAAACCAAGAATTTGCAAAAGATTTGTAAAACGCCGGGTTCCATTCCGGTGCCCGGATTTACGACTTTTGAACGAATCGCCGTGCTCGGCTAGGATCGCATCGATGTCTTCCGCTCCCTTCCACCGCTGTTTTGCCTTGGCCACCTGTGTGGTCCTGGCGGCTGCCCCGCTGTCTTCGGCGCTGGCGCAGGACCCGCAGCGGGAGCAGGGGCGCGCTGAAATGATGGAGCGCGGTGGCCGGGCGGCCAACAACGAGCGCTCGCTGTCCGATGCCGTGCGCCGCGTGCAGCGGACCACCGGCGGCCACATCCTGGGCGCCGAGCGGGTGCCGTTCGATGGTCGTGACATCAACCGGGTCAAATACATGGACGACCGCGGTCGGGTCCGCTACATGGACGACCCCGCCCCGGCAAGTTCACAGCCGCGCACGCCGCGGTCGGATATGTCATCACTACGCGGCGATAACCCCTGAACAGGGATAGTTGTCGCTATCAACCCGTACCCACAGGCCTCCGGGCCGCACCCAGCACACTAGGGAGAGTTCATGCGTATCCTTCTGGTCGAAGACGAAGCCCCGCTGCGTGAGACCCTGGCAGCCCGGCTCAAGCGCGAAGGTTTTGCCGTCGATGCAGCGCAGGACGGCGAAGAAGGCCTGTACATGGGCCGCGAAGTACCGTTCGACGTCGGCATCATCGACCTTGGCCTGCCCAAGATGTCGGGCATGGAGCTGATCAAGGCCCTGCGCGACGAAGGCAAGAAGTTCCCGGTGCTGATCCTGACCGCGCGTTCGAGCTGGCAGGACAAGGTCGAGGGCCTGAAGCAGGGCGCCGACGATTACCTGGTCAAGCCGTTCCATGTGGAAGAGCTGCTGGCCCGCGTCAACGCGCTGCTGCGCCGCGCCGCAGGCTGGAGCAAGCCGACCCTGGAATGCGGCCCGGTTGCCCTGGATCTGGCAGCGCAGACCGTCAGCGTGGCCGGCAGCAATGTCGACCTCACCAGCTACGAGTACAAGGTGCTGGAGTACCTGATGATGCATGCCGGTGAACTGGTCTCCAAGGCCGACCTCACCGAGCACATCTACCAGCAGGACTTCGATCGTGACTCGAACGTGCTGGAAGTGTTCATCGGCCGCCTGCGCAAGAAGCTGGACCCGGATGGCGAACTGAAGCCGATCGAGACCGTGCGCGGTCGTGGTTACCGTTTCGCGATTCCACGCAACGAGGGCTGAGGCCTTCAGCAGGCGATAAACGATGTCCGGCCGTCTGTGGTTCTTCCGACGCTGGCGGCCGCGCTCTCTGCAGGCGCGCCAGATGTTCGCCGCGTCCGTGGGTCTGGTCGCGTTCCTGGCGCTGGCCGGTTACGCGCTCGATGCCGCCTTCGCCGACACGGCGAAGGCGAACCTGCGTGAGCGCCTGAAGAACTACGCCACCTCCTACGCGGCCGGCATCGACTTCACCCGCGATCGCTCGCTGTACATCCGTGAGCAGCCGCCGGATCCGCGTTTCGACGTGCCCGGCAGCGGCCTGTACCTGCAGGTGGTGATGCCCGACGGCAAGGGCAATTCAATGTCCGCCGAAGGCCCGATGCTGCCCACCGTCGGTGGCGGCCTGCTGGCCCCGCGCCAGGAAGTGTTCGAAGGCCCGCTGCCGATGATCCAGATCGACGGCAGCCAGGGCTCGGTGTACCGCTATGGCCTGGGCCTGGTGTGGGATGCCGACGCCGACCCCGCTACCGAATTCCCGTACACCATCTACGTGATGGAAGACTCGCGCGCGCTGGGTGCACAGCTGCGCGTGTTCCGCAGCCGGGTCTGGTTCTACCTGGGCGGCATCGGCCTGATCCTGCTGCTGCTGCAGACGGTCATCCTGCAGTGGAGCCTGCGTCCGTTGCGGCGGGTGATCACCGAGCTGACCAAGGTCCAGCGCGGCGAGACCGAGCGCATGAGCGAGCGCCACCCGCGCGAGCTGGAGCCGTTGACCGACAGCATCAATGCCTTCATCGAGGGCGAGCGTGAGAACCTCGAGCGGCAGCGCAATACCCTGGCCGACCTGGCGCACAGCCTGAAGACGCCGATCGCGGTGCTGCGCACGCAGATGGACAGCGGTGCCGGTGATGGCGCGCTGCGCGAAGAGCTGGACGTGCAGCTGCAGCGCATGAACAACCTGGTGTCCTACCAGCTGGCACGTGCGGCCTCGTCGGGCCACAAGCTGTTCTCGGCACCGTTGCCGATCGAATCCAACGCCGAGGAAATCGTTCGCGGCCTGGAGAAGGTCTATGCGTCGAAGGGCGTGCTGTGCGAATTCGACATCGACCCGGCCGCACGCTTCCACGGCGAACCGGGTGACCTGCAGGAACTGCTGGGCAACCTGCTGGAGAACGCGTTCAAGTGGGCCAAGCGCCGCGTGCTGCTGACCGCGCAGCCGCTGCCGGCGCCGAACGCGCGTCGCGCCGGTCTGCTGCTGGCGGTGGATGACGATGGCCCGGGCATCGCCCCGGAAGACATCGGCAAGGTGCTGCAGCGTGGCGTGCGCGGCGACGAGCGCGTGCAGGGCCACGGCATCGGTCTGTCGATCGTGCAGGACCTGATCAAGGATTACCGCGGCGAGCTGCAGGTGTCCCGTTCCAGTGAACTGGGTGGCGCCCGTTTCGAAGTGCAGCTGCCGCCGGGGCCGTAAGCCTCCGCAATCGGTACTGCCCGCCACTGGCCGACGCCTTCAAACGGTAGTGCCGGCCGCTGGCCGGCAACCTCATGATCTTCGGTGGCATCGCCAGGTTGCCGGCCAGCGGCCGGCACTACCGTATTTCGATCACCGGCGGCTCGCCGTAGAACCGCTTGAGATGCGCAGCCACTTCCGGCAACGCTTCCGCCAGCAGATCCGGCGCAGAGAAGTGGTACTCGCTGGCCACCGCAAAAAACTCTTCCGGTGCTTCCGCCGCGTAGGGATCGATCAGCGTTTCCACGCCTGCATCCACCTGCGCACAGAACGCGTCGTACGATTTCTGGAAGTCCGCAGCCCACTCGCGTTGCCATGCACGCGGCAACGGCGGCGTGCCGTCCATCGCACCGTCCAGCCCATCCAGCTTGTGCACCATCTCATGTACGGCCACGCAGTAGCCCTCATGCGGTGCCGCCAGGTCGGCCTGCACATC contains:
- a CDS encoding SulP family inorganic anion transporter translates to MQTSYPLRQQWLGNLRGDLLSGAVVALALIPEAIAFSLIAGVDPKVGLYAAFSIAVITAIAGGRPGMISAATGAMALVMVDLVRDHGLQYLFAASILAGLLQVVAGVFKLGSLMRFVSRSVITGFVNALAILIFLAQMPELIGRGPTVYVLCAAALAIIYLLPRVTRAVPSPLVAIAVLTAVVMGFGIDVRSVGDMGRLPDSLPHFFIPDVPMTWDTLRILLPVSATLAVVGLLESMMTLQIVEDITETPSERNRECVGQGLANTVTGFLGGMAGCAMIGQSVINVTSGGRGRLSCLVAGVLLLVLVVYGSDLVQQIPMAALVAVMIMVSIGTFSWRSLRDLRTHPRSSSAVMLLTVVVTVATHDLAKGVLSGVLLSALFFARKVGRMLDVQLEDVADMQVYRVRGQVFFASAGQLGAAFDYQHVAAKVQIDLREAHLWDLTAVAALQHAQEKLAAHGAEVSVVGLNAASQTLIERVGGRGGAH
- a CDS encoding DUF1311 domain-containing protein, yielding MDARRGNEQIASGRRYWKVLALCLALTACQAPSSPASAEAAPPPAPLAAAAPAATPNPASGDSSGYPDASYTDGRLRPAYGWCVDGVEDAGKLQACGKDELAYQEGRLQEGASKAVTGLDAAAKNAFLATQATWRSDTDRHCAAPANAGVDDLQKAQECRLFRVANRADALLAQSAPPDTSYTQATLRPEYTRCVQDARGMDDQLEVCDTTELAHHKALLEAQVARLMDSPDGPAKDRWMDEQANWAEDTDKRCSAATESVGQALDAQSCRINRYANRAVELQKRMLAP
- a CDS encoding lysozyme inhibitor LprI family protein, with translation MASRTLSIVVTAMVVLCTGQVHAASALSAAYQACSGRAQGTIEEAACLSSESDRQDRRLNQAYQQLQGRLDATAKTHLLAAQRAWLQSRQRDGELETVLYDDSQPGNLQQKLNDTERLRARADQLETYLRLIGP
- a CDS encoding TipJ family phage tail tip protein, coding for METPDSLHSMAVARIIDLASEGEIRGLVAGKQSIYLDQVPIENPDGTLNFSGVDVQTRSGTQDQEHISGFPSIENEVGVNVELRSDAPVVRTVSGADLSAVRIRFAVPALQKTNTENGDTEGYRIMYAVDLSTDGGPFSTVLNDAFSGKTTSQYERSRRIDLPAGSQWQVRIRRLTANANSSTIADTVNVLSMTEIIDAKLRYPNCALAAVQVDASQFQNIPTRSYQLWGRIVRIPSNYDPLSRIYSGVWDGTFKSGWTNNPAWVFFDIVTNDRFGLGHRIPLDWVDKWRLYQIARYCDELVSNGQGGKEPRFTCSLYLQTRAEAYRVLQDIATMFRGISFYAAGQVMASADMPKDPLLTYSQANVIEGRFHYAGSSRTARHTVALVSWIDPDDFGRQKVEVVQHLPGVARYGINQTEVTAVGCHSRSQAQRVGNHILHTEMLETETISFSVGLDALGCMPGDVIQVADPNRAGRRNAGRIRSAGTRSLVLDRMPEQVVAGDTLRATLPNGHSEARTVQSVDGDTVMVTAPWSAVPVAQSVWALESPELALQQYRVLSISEGEELTYQITALKHVPGKYAAIDDGTRLEQLPISIVPPSVQPPPNNVRMASHVVVDQGIATSMLTIEWDAADKAIAYDVEWRRGDLNWVRAGRVGTQSLEVRGVYAGQYLARVRAVNALGAVSQPMVSALTTIEGKTTPPPALSSLTSTSRPFGIALSWGFPEGATDTERTELWYSTGPNRESAIKLGDFAYPQAQHQMNGLAAGVRFWFWGRLVDRSGNIGPWYPLDVGVIGESSSNPDDYDSYFAGRINESALGQQLQHKIERVTEVLPLVWDAAASYSPGQTVIHDGRIWSWQGTAAGNETPPGTHWKDVGDAIADAGAVVGRVDQLEMDVTEVDGKVAAQGQKVDGLFAQVSDHSAGEEDYNVGENDVTAGAITVYSVMAEKDAALAKRVDTVEASIDGVPGKIEGVSAAVQQVSQAVVNLDGKVSATYTVKAQITSAGQIYMAGMGLGVEQQPDGSYQSQILMQADRFALINERNGQITTPFVVENGQTFISQALIGNGRIQNAMIGDFIQSNAVGAKGLPRWRLDKSGAMTMTGPDNGGYLTIVNNVIQVFDAAGTLRVQMGVW